The genomic stretch GAACCGAACAAACGTCGTATACAAATGCGGAGAGAGCTTCTGGCCACCTTTAGCTTGTATGCGATTCTAGACTAAACTAAATCTGGGGCGGATCCTCTCTTAGTCAGCCGCCGTTATCAAAGTGGCGAAATTGCCGATAAATGTTCATTCTAAGACCGCATTTCAACATCTGGATTTCTTCTATAGTGAACTGTGAGGAAAGATGGGTAATGACGGTGGAAGGTGCGTATACCGCTTTCATTCGTTTGTGTATGCATATGAAGAAATATTAACAGCTTTATCATAGTATCCCCACCCGCCGCGAGCTCGTCCGCGAGGCTGCGCGCGCCCCCAGCACCGCTCAAGTGAAAGAAGCCCAGCGCGAACTCCAGGAACACTACTGGAAGACATGTCCACTGTCACACAAGCCGCTAATGCGACCGATTGTGGCTGACTGCGTCGGGAACATGTATAACAAAGACGCGATTCTCAAATTCCTCCTTCCCGgcgaagaaatcgaaggaaTCAGTTCCAAAGCCGACTGCGAAGAGATCCTCTGTGGACGAGTGAAGGGGCTCCGGGACGTGGTCGAGCTGAAATTCGAGATTGACACCGAACAAAGCCAACACCCCTCGACTAAGCTCGACAAGCAAGAAGGTTGGATCTGTCCGGTCACTGCTAAGCAGCTCGGGCCGAATGTCAAGGCCGTCTATCTTGTGCCTTGCGGTCATGTATTCTCCGAAGAGGCGGTGCGCCAGCTGAAAGGCGATAAGTGTCTGCAGTGCAATGAGTCGTATACGGAGGAGAATGTCATTCCTATTTTACCGACGAAAAGCGAGGATAAGCAGCAGCTTATGGCGCGGGCGCAGAAATTGGCTGAGCAGGGGTTGACGCATTCGCTTAAGAAGGCGCCAGGGTCtaagaagcgcaagaagcaGGCTAATGGGGATTCTGCTGAGACCGAGGGTGCGAGCCGCAGCAATACGTCTACCCCTAAGCCTAGTGCGTCAAATGGCATTAAGCATGCGGCGACGGCGATGCTGACTGCTCGGgttctggaggaggagaatgagaagaagaagcgacgGAAGATGATGGGTCTGAATGAGAACCTGGATAGTCTTTTCACGAAGGACTCCAAAGACGGCAAAATGAATAACGCCGATTTTATGACTAGAGGCTTTACTCTTCCTGCGGGCTCTAGGAAGTGATTCGTTTTAGCGCAATTGTCTCGACGGCGTATGGGTTTGCTTTGGCTGCTTATATCGGCTACTGGACCGGTTAATGTTGATATCTTTTACATTTTTGGCTAGATAAGAATTGTACATGTATAGTTACATTAGTAACATGAGATAAACTAAGGTTTTCATTTCTATAGTACAAAATATCCTGCAATTAACATGCTACAAGAACAGTGACTAAACAATGGGCTCAGGTCGGATCGGCAACCTACTCAATAAGCCCTCTGGAACGAAGCTCAGCCTCGATGACCTTCTTCCGGCCCAACTCCTCGTCCCTATCCATTggcttctgtttcttggtGAAGACTTTGACGTTGGGCAGGTTTTGGAGACCTTGGCTGTTGGCCAGGTAATCTGCCAGCTTCTTAGGCTTGGGGTTAAGAACCGACTGGACGTATTCAACTACCTGTCCGACCGTGGCAACCGAGTGAACGACAGGATCCGGGAGGTAATGGCCGCTCAGCTGAGAGAACCGCTTCAGGAACTATAGCACGGGCAAGTTAACAACTGCGCAACGCAACTAGCTAGGATAGATAGAAGCACTTACAGCAAACTTCGTAGCAGGGTCGCTCAATGAGAGAGACAGGAAGCCCTTGTCCCGAACATCGGCGTATCCGAAGAAGGGAACGTTCGAATCATTCACCTCCGCAACGAGGTCCTCCCACTTTGACTCATCAACGgcctcctcgacctcctccgCTGTCTCTTCCGCAACGGCAGACTCGGGCTGACCGCCGATCTGTTCGAAGATATAAACGAGAGccttctcggcttccttGCTAGGATAGACCACGGCCTGTTTCCACTCGCCGGGCTGGATCTTGCACTTCCAGAGCATCTTGAAAACTGATTTATCGTGCTCGACGACATCGCAGACCTTCGACAAAGGCTTGTTCAGACTGTGCATCAGGCTAACTTCGACTGCCGCTTGGTGGGCGGCTAACGACAGTTGGCCCTTCTTGGTGactttcttcttgagcatAAACCTACATGACAGTTAGTCAGGATCTGCCTGTATTCCTTCCCCATTGACCGGCATAAACAGCTTGACTTGGTTATGACCCTAAGGTCTCCAAAAACGATAGAAAA from Aspergillus oryzae RIB40 DNA, chromosome 1 encodes the following:
- a CDS encoding mitochondrial 54S ribosomal mL50 protein (predicted protein) → MRCQARTTTHVTGCLDEPPNGNHETFLKVAEVRNSCHTTAMRPSLRLLNLEVSSLQGSRTLYVCSVCRQEARPRPLVARQFLRNASNATPITERVRRKIWGTDNPPGLKDPYGGEGVLERKFKKDQPARQEEEPENLAQTSEQTQVENEAELASAEAYEPATTWEGLQRVGHLGRWSDLPPSEADAYESFMLKKKVTKKGQLSLAAHQAAVEVSLMHSLNKPLSKVCDVVEHDKSVFKMLWKCKIQPGEWKQAVVYPSKEAEKALVYIFEQIGGQPESAVAEETAEEVEEAVDESKWEDLVAEVNDSNVPFFGYADVRDKGFLSLSLSDPATKFAFLKRFSQLSGHYLPDPVVHSVATVGQVVEYVQSVLNPKPKKLADYLANSQGLQNLPNVKVFTKKQKPMDRDEELGRKKVIEAELRSRGLIDQKCKRYQH
- a CDS encoding uncharacterized protein (uncharacterized conserved protein) encodes the protein MGNDGGSIPTRRELVREAARAPSTAQVKEAQRELQEHYWKTCPLSHKPLMRPIVADCVGNMYNKDAILKFLLPGEEIEGISSKADCEEILCGRVKGLRDVVELKFEIDTEQSQHPSTKLDKQEGWICPVTAKQLGPNVKAVYLVPCGHVFSEEAVRQLKGDKCLQCNESYTEENVIPILPTKSEDKQQLMARAQKLAEQGLTHSLKKAPGSKKRKKQANGDSAETEGASRSNTSTPKPSASNGIKHAATAMLTARVLEEENEKKKRRKMMGLNENLDSLFTKDSKDGKMNNADFMTRGFTLPAGSRK